A portion of the Mycobacterium paraseoulense genome contains these proteins:
- the kasA gene encoding 3-oxoacyl-ACP synthase KasA, whose product MSKPSTANGGYPSVVVTAVTATTSIAPDIESTWKGLLAGESGIRVLEDEFVTKWDLPVKIGGHLKEPIDEHMSRLDLRRMSYVQRLAKLLSTQLWETAGNPELDPDRFSVVVGTGLGGAERIVESYDLMNEGGPRKVSPLAVQMIMPNGAAAVVGLQLGARAGVITPVSACSSGSEAIAHAWRQIVMGDADVAVCGGVEGPIEALPIAAFSMMRAMSTRNDEPERASRPFDKDRDGFVFGEAGALMVIETEEHAKARGAKPLARLMGAGITSDAFHMVAPAADGVRAGRAMQRALELAGLSPKDIDHVNAHGTATPIGDTAEANAIRVAGCEQAAVYAPKSALGHSIGAVGALESVLTVLSLRDGVIPPTLNFETPDPEIDLDVVAGEPRYGDFRYAINNSFGFGGHNVALAFGRY is encoded by the coding sequence GTGAGCAAGCCTTCCACTGCTAATGGCGGTTACCCCAGCGTTGTGGTAACCGCCGTCACGGCGACGACGTCGATCGCGCCGGACATCGAGAGCACGTGGAAGGGTTTGTTGGCCGGCGAAAGCGGCATCCGCGTCCTCGAAGACGAGTTCGTCACCAAGTGGGACCTGCCCGTCAAGATCGGTGGTCACCTCAAGGAGCCCATCGACGAGCACATGAGCAGGCTGGATCTGCGGCGCATGTCGTACGTCCAGCGGCTGGCCAAGCTGCTCAGCACTCAGCTGTGGGAGACCGCCGGCAACCCGGAGCTCGACCCCGACCGGTTCTCGGTCGTGGTCGGCACCGGGCTCGGTGGCGCCGAAAGGATCGTCGAGAGCTACGACCTGATGAACGAGGGCGGCCCCCGCAAGGTGTCGCCGCTCGCCGTTCAGATGATCATGCCCAACGGCGCCGCGGCGGTGGTGGGCCTGCAGCTCGGGGCCCGGGCCGGGGTCATCACCCCGGTGTCGGCCTGTTCGTCGGGATCCGAGGCGATCGCCCACGCCTGGCGTCAGATCGTCATGGGTGACGCGGACGTCGCCGTCTGTGGCGGCGTCGAGGGTCCCATCGAGGCGCTGCCCATCGCGGCGTTCTCCATGATGCGGGCCATGTCCACTCGCAACGACGAGCCCGAACGTGCATCGAGACCGTTCGACAAGGACCGCGACGGCTTCGTGTTCGGCGAGGCCGGGGCCCTCATGGTGATCGAGACCGAGGAGCACGCCAAGGCCCGCGGCGCCAAGCCGCTGGCCCGGCTGATGGGCGCCGGCATCACCTCCGACGCGTTCCACATGGTGGCGCCCGCCGCGGACGGCGTGCGCGCCGGCCGGGCGATGCAACGGGCGCTCGAGTTGGCTGGCTTGTCCCCCAAGGACATCGACCACGTCAACGCTCACGGGACGGCGACACCGATCGGCGACACGGCCGAAGCCAACGCCATCCGGGTCGCCGGCTGCGAGCAGGCAGCGGTGTACGCACCCAAATCCGCACTGGGCCACTCCATCGGGGCGGTCGGTGCGCTGGAATCTGTTCTCACGGTATTGAGCCTTCGGGACGGCGTGATACCGCCAACACTCAATTTCGAAACCCCCGATCCCGAGATCGACCTTGATGTTGTCGCGGGCGAACCTCGCTACGGCGATTTCCGTTACGCCATCAACAACTCGTTCGGATTCGGTGGCCACAACGTGGCGCTCGCCTTCGGGCGGTACTGA
- the kasB gene encoding 3-oxoacyl-ACP synthase KasB → MTELVTGKTLPNVVVTGVAMTTALATDAENTWKLLLDSQSGIRRLEDPFVEEFDLPVKIGGHLREEFDSQMTRVELRRTGYLQRMSTILSRRVWENAGSPEVDSDRLLVSIGTGLGSSEEMVFSYDDMRARGMKAVSPLGVQKYMPNGAAAAVGLERHARAGVITPVSACASGSEGVAQAWRNIVFGEADIAICGGVETKIEAVPIAAFAQMRIVMSTKNDDPVGACRPFDRDRTGFVFGEAGALMVIETEEHAKARGANILARIMGASITSDGYHMVAPDPNGLRAGHAMSRAIQLAGLTPGDIDHVNAHATGTSVGDVAEGKAINNALGPHGGNAAVYAPKAALGHSVGAVGAVESILTVLALRDQVVPPTLNLENLDPEIDLDVVAGKPRPGNYEYAINNSFGFGGHNVAIVFGRY, encoded by the coding sequence ATGACAGAGCTGGTTACCGGGAAAACGCTCCCGAACGTGGTCGTCACTGGCGTCGCCATGACGACCGCACTGGCGACTGACGCCGAGAACACCTGGAAGCTGTTGCTGGACAGCCAAAGTGGTATCCGCAGGCTCGAGGACCCGTTCGTCGAGGAGTTCGACCTGCCGGTCAAGATCGGTGGGCACCTGCGGGAGGAATTCGACAGCCAGATGACCCGCGTCGAGCTGCGCCGGACGGGTTACCTGCAGCGGATGTCCACCATCTTGAGCCGACGGGTCTGGGAGAACGCCGGCTCGCCGGAGGTCGACTCCGACCGCTTGCTGGTGTCCATCGGCACTGGGTTGGGTTCGTCGGAGGAGATGGTCTTCAGCTACGACGACATGCGCGCTCGTGGCATGAAGGCGGTCTCTCCGCTCGGGGTGCAGAAGTACATGCCCAACGGCGCCGCGGCGGCGGTGGGCCTGGAGCGGCACGCCCGGGCCGGCGTGATCACGCCCGTGTCGGCGTGCGCGTCCGGTTCCGAGGGTGTCGCCCAGGCGTGGCGCAACATCGTCTTCGGCGAGGCCGACATCGCCATCTGCGGTGGTGTCGAGACCAAGATCGAGGCGGTGCCGATCGCGGCGTTCGCCCAGATGCGCATCGTGATGTCGACCAAGAACGACGACCCGGTGGGCGCCTGCCGCCCGTTCGACCGGGACCGCACCGGCTTCGTGTTCGGCGAGGCGGGGGCGCTCATGGTGATCGAGACCGAGGAGCACGCCAAGGCTCGTGGGGCCAACATCCTGGCCCGGATCATGGGGGCCAGCATCACCTCGGACGGCTACCACATGGTGGCGCCGGATCCCAACGGCCTGCGGGCCGGGCACGCGATGAGCCGGGCGATCCAGCTGGCCGGCCTGACACCCGGCGATATCGACCACGTGAACGCCCACGCCACCGGCACGTCGGTGGGTGACGTCGCCGAGGGCAAGGCGATCAACAACGCGCTCGGCCCCCACGGCGGCAACGCGGCGGTCTACGCGCCCAAGGCCGCGCTGGGCCACTCGGTCGGCGCGGTGGGTGCGGTCGAGTCGATCCTCACGGTGCTCGCCCTGCGCGACCAGGTCGTTCCGCCGACGCTCAACCTCGAGAACCTCGATCCGGAAATCGATCTGGACGTGGTGGCGGGCAAGCCGCGGCCGGGCAATTACGAGTACGCGATCAACAACTCGTTCGGATTCGGCGGGCACAACGTCGCGATCGTCTTCGGGCGGTACTGA
- a CDS encoding acyl-CoA carboxylase subunit beta, whose amino-acid sequence MTIMAPASVGESLDPRDPLLRLSNFFDEGSVELLHERDRSGVLAASGDVNGVRTIAFCTDGTVMGGAMGVEGCAHIVNAYDTAIEEQSPIVGIWHSGGARLAEGVKALHAVGTVFEAMIRASGYVPQISVVVGFAAGGAAYGPALTDVIVMAPESRVFVTGPDVVRSVTGEDVDMASLGGPETHHKKSGVCHIVADDELDAYERGRRLVGLFCQQGHFDRSKAEAGDTDIHALLPESARRAYDVRPIVTAILDDETPFDEFQANWAPSMVIGLGRLSGRTVGVLANNPLRLGGCLNSESAEKAARFVRLCDAFGIPLVVVVDVPGYLPGVDQEWGGVVRRGAKLLHAFGECTVPRVTLVTRKTYGGAYIAMNSRSLNATKVYAWPDAEVAVMGAKAAVGILHKKKLAAAADHEREALHDELAAEHEKIAGGVDSAIEIGVVDEKIDPSHTRSKLTEALAQAPARRGRHKNIPL is encoded by the coding sequence ATGACAATCATGGCCCCCGCGTCGGTTGGCGAGTCGCTCGACCCCAGGGACCCGTTGCTGCGTCTTAGCAACTTCTTCGACGAGGGCAGCGTCGAGCTGCTGCACGAGCGTGACCGCTCGGGTGTGCTTGCGGCGTCGGGCGACGTCAACGGCGTGCGCACCATCGCCTTCTGCACCGATGGCACGGTGATGGGCGGCGCCATGGGCGTCGAGGGCTGCGCGCACATCGTCAACGCCTACGACACCGCCATCGAGGAGCAGAGCCCGATCGTGGGCATCTGGCACTCCGGCGGCGCCCGGCTGGCCGAGGGCGTCAAGGCCCTGCACGCGGTCGGGACCGTGTTCGAGGCGATGATTCGCGCGTCCGGATACGTTCCGCAGATCTCGGTGGTCGTCGGTTTCGCTGCGGGAGGGGCCGCCTACGGCCCCGCGCTGACCGACGTCATCGTGATGGCGCCGGAAAGCCGGGTGTTCGTCACCGGGCCCGACGTGGTGCGCAGCGTCACCGGCGAGGACGTGGACATGGCGTCCCTCGGCGGACCGGAGACCCACCACAAGAAGTCCGGGGTGTGCCACATCGTCGCCGACGACGAGCTCGACGCCTACGAGCGCGGCCGCCGGCTGGTCGGATTGTTCTGCCAGCAGGGGCATTTCGACCGCAGCAAGGCCGAAGCGGGTGACACGGACATCCACGCGCTGCTGCCCGAGTCCGCACGACGGGCCTACGACGTGCGTCCGATCGTGACCGCGATCCTGGACGACGAGACGCCGTTCGACGAGTTCCAGGCCAACTGGGCGCCGTCGATGGTGATCGGGCTGGGCCGCCTGTCGGGCCGCACGGTGGGCGTGCTGGCGAACAACCCGCTGCGGCTGGGCGGCTGCCTGAACTCCGAAAGCGCCGAGAAGGCAGCACGTTTCGTGCGGCTCTGCGACGCGTTCGGCATCCCGCTGGTGGTGGTGGTCGACGTGCCGGGCTACCTGCCCGGTGTCGACCAGGAGTGGGGCGGCGTGGTGCGCCGCGGCGCGAAGCTGCTGCACGCCTTCGGCGAGTGCACGGTCCCGCGTGTCACGCTGGTCACCCGAAAGACGTACGGCGGGGCCTACATTGCGATGAACTCCCGGTCGCTGAACGCGACCAAGGTGTACGCCTGGCCGGACGCCGAGGTGGCCGTGATGGGCGCCAAGGCCGCCGTCGGCATTCTGCACAAGAAGAAGCTGGCCGCCGCGGCCGACCACGAGCGCGAGGCGCTGCACGACGAACTGGCGGCCGAGCACGAGAAGATCGCCGGCGGTGTGGACAGCGCGATCGAGATCGGTGTGGTCGACGAGAAGATCGACCCGTCGCACACCCGCAGCAAGCTCACCGAAGCGCTGGCCCAGGCGCCGGCGCGCCGCGGGCGCCACAAGAACATCCCGCTGTAG
- a CDS encoding FAD-dependent monooxygenase, whose protein sequence is MTTTRVPVLIVGAGAGGLATSALLAKHGVHSLLIEKRREVFIYPKARNLSFRSLEILRGLGLSDEVHAVADHVSEMKVRPALNSAEEKLAIDINAIFAGLDALSPEPAAQYCPQSRLEPILLAETRRRGSEVRYGTELSSFEQDDAGVTAVVRDRDTGESETIRADYLVGADGVHSPIRNWLGVKTSGYGALPIYVVFIYFRAPWTKFVSHLADGDAVQVKNADVDGIFLLVDGELGMFITMYFPGKGESADQFTPQRCRELLTDAIGEKMKIDIIEVAAWQPYEQVADQFQCGRVFLVGDSAHTMPPFKAGGANTAIQSAHNLAWKLAAVLGGTAGPALLETYHAERHPVGRFAARQSLTGPTLAVLPMGDDGPQLPADEECSMFELLIGYRYHSAAVVNGPGEPDAVQLVSELRAQPGTRVPHVWVRDGVSTLDLLGPGFTLLTGDERWCAAAASASVAAHRVEGDEWAAVTGLAPEGAILVRPDDFVGWRVEAVPADPEVQLRRAVTTILGR, encoded by the coding sequence ATGACGACCACTCGCGTGCCCGTACTCATCGTCGGCGCCGGCGCCGGCGGCCTCGCCACCTCCGCGTTGCTCGCCAAACACGGGGTGCATTCGCTGCTGATCGAGAAGCGGCGTGAGGTGTTCATCTATCCGAAAGCGCGCAATCTGAGCTTCCGCAGCCTGGAGATTCTGCGGGGCCTCGGTCTGAGCGACGAAGTACATGCGGTCGCCGACCATGTTTCGGAGATGAAGGTCAGGCCCGCGCTCAACAGCGCCGAGGAGAAGCTGGCCATCGATATCAACGCGATCTTCGCGGGGCTCGACGCGCTGAGCCCCGAGCCCGCGGCGCAGTACTGCCCGCAGAGCAGGCTGGAGCCGATCCTGCTGGCCGAAACCCGCCGGCGGGGCAGCGAGGTGCGGTACGGCACCGAACTCTCGTCGTTCGAACAGGACGACGCGGGCGTCACCGCGGTGGTGCGCGATCGGGACACCGGGGAGTCAGAGACTATCCGCGCCGACTACCTCGTCGGCGCCGACGGCGTGCACAGCCCGATCCGAAACTGGTTGGGCGTCAAGACCTCCGGTTACGGTGCGCTGCCGATCTACGTGGTCTTCATCTACTTCCGGGCGCCCTGGACGAAGTTCGTCTCGCACCTGGCCGACGGCGATGCCGTGCAAGTCAAGAACGCCGACGTGGACGGCATCTTTCTGCTGGTCGACGGCGAGCTGGGGATGTTCATCACGATGTATTTCCCGGGCAAGGGCGAGTCGGCGGACCAGTTCACGCCGCAACGGTGCCGCGAGCTCCTCACCGACGCGATCGGCGAAAAGATGAAGATCGACATCATCGAGGTCGCGGCCTGGCAGCCCTACGAACAGGTGGCCGACCAATTCCAGTGTGGCCGCGTCTTTCTCGTCGGCGATTCGGCGCACACCATGCCGCCGTTCAAGGCCGGGGGAGCCAACACCGCCATCCAGAGTGCGCACAACCTGGCGTGGAAGCTCGCCGCCGTGCTGGGCGGGACGGCCGGTCCCGCGCTGTTGGAGACCTACCACGCCGAGCGTCACCCGGTGGGGCGGTTCGCGGCCCGACAGTCGCTGACCGGCCCGACGCTTGCCGTGCTCCCGATGGGCGACGACGGACCCCAGCTGCCGGCCGACGAAGAGTGCTCGATGTTCGAGTTGCTCATCGGATACCGCTACCACTCGGCGGCGGTTGTGAACGGGCCGGGCGAGCCGGATGCGGTGCAACTGGTCTCGGAGTTGCGGGCCCAACCCGGCACCCGGGTCCCGCATGTCTGGGTGCGCGACGGCGTGTCGACGCTCGACCTGCTGGGGCCGGGGTTCACCCTGCTGACCGGCGACGAGCGCTGGTGTGCCGCCGCGGCTTCGGCGTCGGTGGCGGCGCATCGCGTCGAGGGCGACGAGTGGGCGGCGGTCACCGGACTCGCGCCTGAGGGCGCGATACTGGTCCGCCCGGACGATTTCGTCGGCTGGCGGGTGGAAGCCGTGCCCGCGGATCCCGAAGTCCAACTGCGCCGGGCGGTGACGACGATCCTCGGCCGCTAG
- a CDS encoding nucleoside deaminase: MIDIAYEEAQAGLAEGGIPIGAALFAADGRLLGRGRNRRVQQGDPSLHAEVDAFRAAGRQRDYRSTVMATTLSPCWYCSGLVRQFNIGSLLVGECRTFSGGQDWLAENGVRVTVLDDDRCSAMMTAFIAEHPDLWHEDIGLAP; encoded by the coding sequence ATGATCGACATCGCGTACGAAGAAGCGCAGGCCGGGCTTGCCGAGGGCGGCATCCCGATCGGCGCCGCGCTGTTCGCCGCGGACGGCAGGCTGCTGGGGCGCGGGCGCAATCGCCGTGTGCAACAGGGTGATCCCTCGTTGCACGCCGAGGTCGACGCCTTTCGCGCGGCCGGCCGACAGCGCGACTACCGCTCCACGGTCATGGCGACGACGCTCTCGCCGTGCTGGTACTGCAGCGGCCTGGTGCGCCAGTTCAACATCGGCTCGCTGTTGGTCGGCGAATGCCGAACCTTCAGCGGCGGGCAGGACTGGCTGGCCGAGAACGGGGTCAGGGTCACGGTGCTCGACGACGACCGCTGCTCGGCGATGATGACGGCCTTCATCGCCGAGCATCCCGACCTGTGGCACGAGGACATCGGCCTGGCGCCCTAG
- a CDS encoding glycerol-3-phosphate dehydrogenase/oxidase has translation MIPDPTALNGARRAADLTALAEGEPLDVLVIGGGITGAGIALDAASRGLRVALVEKHDLAFGTSRWSSKLVHGGLRYLASGNVGIARRSAVERGILMSRNAPHLVRAMPQLVPLLPSMGRGKRALVRAGFAAGDALRMLAGTPSSTLPRSRRVGPERVVQMAPTVRREGLDGGLLAYDGQLIDDARLVTAVARTAAQHGARILTYVAASRATGKSVRLTDQRTGDSFDVAAGAVINAAGVWAAEIDGLLRLRPSRGTHLVFGAAAFGNPTAALTVPIPGELNRFVFAMPEQLGRVYLGLTDEAAPGPIPDVPAPSGEEVAFLLDTVNTALGAALGPADVIGAYAGLRPLIDTGEGRTADVSREHAVVESASGIISVIGGKLTEYRYMAQDVLDRAVSLRRLRATKCRTHDLPLIGAPGNPGAAGVAGLPVSLVQRYGAEAAKVVATATCKRPTEPVAEGIDVTRAEFEYAITHEGALDVSDIVDRRTRIGLVEADRQRVVAVAEEFVARFG, from the coding sequence GTGATACCCGACCCCACCGCGCTGAACGGCGCCCGCCGCGCGGCCGACCTGACCGCGCTCGCCGAGGGCGAGCCACTGGACGTCCTCGTGATCGGCGGCGGCATCACCGGCGCGGGCATCGCCCTGGACGCCGCGTCCCGCGGGCTACGCGTGGCGTTGGTGGAGAAGCACGACCTGGCCTTCGGCACCAGTCGCTGGAGCTCCAAGCTGGTCCACGGCGGCCTGCGCTACCTGGCGAGCGGCAACGTGGGGATCGCCCGCCGCAGCGCCGTCGAACGCGGAATCCTGATGAGCCGCAACGCCCCCCATCTCGTTCGCGCGATGCCGCAACTGGTTCCGCTGCTGCCGTCGATGGGCCGGGGCAAGCGCGCCCTGGTGCGCGCCGGGTTCGCCGCCGGCGACGCCCTGCGGATGCTGGCGGGTACGCCGTCGTCGACGCTGCCCCGGTCCCGCCGAGTCGGCCCGGAGCGCGTCGTGCAGATGGCGCCCACCGTGCGGCGTGAGGGCCTGGACGGCGGCCTGCTGGCCTACGACGGGCAGTTGATCGACGACGCCCGACTGGTCACCGCGGTCGCGCGCACCGCCGCGCAACACGGCGCCCGGATCCTGACCTACGTGGCGGCGTCCCGGGCGACCGGCAAGTCGGTGCGGTTGACCGACCAGCGCACGGGGGATTCGTTCGACGTCGCGGCCGGTGCGGTCATCAACGCGGCCGGGGTGTGGGCGGCCGAGATCGACGGCCTGTTGCGGCTGCGGCCCAGCCGCGGCACCCACCTGGTGTTCGGCGCGGCCGCCTTCGGCAATCCCACTGCGGCGCTGACGGTTCCGATTCCCGGCGAGCTGAACCGGTTCGTCTTCGCGATGCCCGAACAGCTGGGCCGGGTCTACCTGGGGCTCACCGACGAAGCGGCTCCCGGTCCGATCCCGGACGTGCCCGCACCGTCGGGCGAGGAGGTCGCGTTCCTGCTGGACACGGTCAACACCGCGCTGGGCGCCGCGCTCGGCCCGGCCGACGTCATCGGCGCCTATGCGGGCCTGCGACCGCTGATCGACACCGGCGAGGGCCGCACCGCCGACGTCTCGCGCGAACATGCCGTCGTCGAGTCGGCATCCGGGATCATCAGCGTGATCGGCGGCAAACTGACCGAATACCGCTACATGGCCCAGGACGTGCTGGACCGCGCGGTCAGCCTGCGGCGCCTGCGGGCCACCAAGTGCCGGACGCACGACCTGCCGCTGATCGGCGCGCCGGGCAACCCCGGGGCGGCCGGTGTCGCCGGTCTGCCCGTGTCGCTGGTGCAGCGGTACGGCGCCGAGGCGGCCAAGGTCGTCGCGACCGCAACGTGCAAGCGCCCGACGGAACCCGTCGCGGAGGGCATCGACGTCACCCGGGCGGAATTCGAGTACGCGATCACCCACGAGGGCGCGCTGGACGTCTCCGACATCGTGGATCGGCGCACTCGCATCGGGTTGGTGGAGGCCGATCGCCAGCGGGTGGTCGCGGTGGCGGAGGAGTTCGTCGCGCGGTTCGGCTAG
- a CDS encoding TetR/AcrR family transcriptional regulator gives MLSISNARAQVDTGERILAAAASCVVDFGVDRVTLAEIARRAGVSRPTVYRRWPDTQSIVAALLTRHVTDVMRDAPLLGDDRESLVRQIVTVANRLRRDRLVMSVLHSELAPIYITERLGTSQHMLIDALAARLRVAQRNGSVRAGDPVQMATMVLLIAQSTIQSAQIVEPILDADALAGELAYSLNGYLS, from the coding sequence ATGCTGTCAATCAGTAACGCACGCGCTCAGGTGGACACCGGGGAGCGCATCCTCGCGGCAGCAGCCAGCTGTGTCGTCGACTTCGGGGTGGACCGGGTGACCCTGGCCGAAATCGCCCGGCGCGCCGGCGTCAGCAGGCCTACGGTGTACCGGCGTTGGCCCGACACCCAGTCGATCGTCGCGGCGTTGCTGACCCGGCACGTCACCGACGTGATGCGGGACGCGCCGCTGCTCGGGGACGACCGCGAATCGCTTGTGCGACAGATCGTTACGGTGGCCAACCGGCTGCGCCGGGACCGGCTGGTCATGTCGGTGCTGCACTCCGAACTCGCACCGATCTACATCACCGAACGCCTGGGGACCAGCCAGCACATGCTGATCGACGCGCTTGCCGCCCGGCTTCGCGTGGCCCAGCGCAACGGCAGCGTCCGCGCCGGCGACCCCGTCCAGATGGCCACCATGGTGTTGCTGATCGCCCAGTCGACCATCCAGTCGGCGCAGATCGTCGAACCCATCCTCGACGCCGACGCGCTGGCCGGCGAACTCGCCTACTCCCTGAACGGATACCTGTCGTGA
- a CDS encoding FAD-binding oxidoreductase, whose protein sequence is MKWNAWGDPAAAKPLSEGIRALLKQAVGVEDSGADELEPDQVRLRPSALPEADRDALAGIVGAPYCRTDDRDRLLHAGGKSTLDLLRRKDTGVQDAPDAVLLPGDDEAVAGILRYCTEHRIAVVPFGGGTSVVGGLDPIRGEFHAVVALDVRRLDQLISLDEVSGQAVFEAGVTGPDAERLLGAQGFSLGHFPQSFEYATIGGFAATRSSGQDSAGYGRFNDMVRGLRVVTPAGTMDLGRAPESAAGPDLRQLMIGSEGVFGVITRVRLRVHRAPEAVRYEAWSFPDFQTGAAALRAVTQTATGPTVIRLSDEAETGVNLATTEAIGENQITGGCLGITVFEGTKEHVESRHTETAALLAAHGATSLGEAPARAWEHGRFAAPYLRDSLLSAGALCETLETATDWSNVPALKAAVTQALTDALGESGTPALVMCHISHVYPTGASLYFTVVAGQRGNPIEQWRAAKKAACDAIMATGGTITHHHAVGADHRPWMDDEVGELGVHVLRAVKATLDPAGILNPGKLIP, encoded by the coding sequence ATGAAGTGGAACGCGTGGGGCGACCCCGCCGCGGCCAAGCCGCTCTCGGAGGGGATCCGGGCGCTGCTGAAACAGGCTGTGGGCGTGGAGGATTCCGGCGCTGACGAACTCGAACCCGACCAGGTGCGGCTGCGACCGTCGGCGTTGCCGGAGGCCGACCGCGACGCGCTGGCCGGCATCGTCGGCGCGCCGTACTGCCGCACCGACGACCGGGACCGGTTGCTGCACGCGGGCGGCAAGTCCACCCTCGACCTGCTGCGCCGCAAGGACACCGGGGTCCAGGACGCGCCCGACGCCGTCCTGCTGCCCGGCGACGACGAGGCCGTGGCCGGGATTCTCCGCTACTGCACCGAGCACCGCATCGCCGTCGTCCCCTTCGGCGGCGGCACCAGCGTGGTCGGCGGCCTGGACCCCATCCGCGGCGAATTCCACGCCGTCGTGGCCCTCGACGTGCGCCGCCTCGACCAACTGATCTCGCTCGACGAGGTGTCCGGCCAGGCCGTGTTCGAGGCCGGCGTCACCGGCCCGGACGCGGAACGTCTGCTTGGCGCCCAAGGCTTTTCGCTCGGGCATTTTCCGCAGAGTTTCGAATACGCCACCATCGGCGGCTTCGCCGCGACCCGCTCGTCCGGGCAGGATTCGGCGGGCTACGGCCGGTTCAACGACATGGTGCGCGGGCTGCGCGTGGTCACCCCGGCCGGCACCATGGACCTGGGCCGCGCCCCCGAATCCGCGGCGGGCCCCGACCTGCGCCAGCTGATGATCGGCTCGGAGGGCGTCTTCGGCGTCATCACCCGGGTGCGCCTGCGCGTGCACCGGGCCCCGGAAGCCGTCCGCTACGAGGCGTGGTCGTTCCCCGACTTCCAAACCGGTGCCGCCGCCCTGCGCGCCGTCACCCAGACGGCCACCGGCCCCACCGTCATCCGCCTCTCCGACGAGGCCGAGACCGGGGTCAACCTCGCGACCACCGAAGCGATCGGCGAAAACCAGATCACCGGCGGCTGCCTGGGCATCACCGTGTTCGAGGGCACCAAGGAACACGTCGAAAGCCGGCACACCGAAACCGCCGCCCTGCTGGCCGCCCACGGCGCGACGTCGCTGGGTGAAGCGCCCGCGCGGGCCTGGGAGCACGGCCGGTTCGCGGCGCCGTATCTGCGCGACTCGCTGCTGTCGGCGGGTGCGCTGTGCGAGACGCTCGAGACCGCCACCGATTGGTCCAACGTTCCCGCCCTCAAAGCCGCAGTGACGCAGGCACTCACGGATGCGCTAGGCGAGAGCGGCACGCCGGCGCTGGTGATGTGCCACATCTCGCACGTCTACCCCACCGGCGCGTCGCTGTACTTCACCGTCGTCGCCGGGCAGCGCGGCAACCCGATCGAGCAGTGGAGGGCCGCGAAAAAGGCCGCCTGCGACGCGATCATGGCCACCGGCGGGACGATCACCCACCACCATGCGGTCGGCGCCGACCACCGGCCGTGGATGGACGACGAGGTGGGCGAGCTGGGCGTGCACGTCCTGCGCGCGGTCAAGGCGACCCTGGACCCGGCCGGAATCCTCAACCCGGGCAAGCTGATTCCGTGA
- a CDS encoding diacylglycerol kinase has translation MTRREVAKVIALTNPVSGHGAAIRAAEVAIARLHHRGVEVVEIIGDDAQDARYLVGAALEKGADAVMVTGGDGVVSNALQVLAGTDVPLGIVAAGTGNDHAREFGLPTKDPEAAADIIVDGFAETVDLGKIREGNGAEKWFGTVAATGFDSLVTDRANRMTWPHGRLRYYLAMLAELSQLRLLPFRMVLDGTREIDADITLAAFGNTRSYGGGMLICPHADPTDGLLDITMVHSASRTKLVRLFPTVMKGTHVNLDDVTTTRARSIHVECPGINVYADGDYACPLPAEISVVPAALQILRPAPQVGHRA, from the coding sequence GTGACCCGGCGCGAGGTCGCGAAGGTGATCGCGCTGACCAATCCGGTTTCGGGGCACGGCGCGGCGATCCGGGCGGCCGAGGTCGCGATCGCGCGGTTGCACCACCGCGGGGTGGAGGTCGTCGAGATCATCGGCGACGACGCACAGGACGCGCGCTACCTGGTGGGCGCGGCACTCGAGAAGGGCGCCGACGCGGTCATGGTGACCGGTGGCGACGGCGTCGTCTCCAACGCGCTGCAGGTGCTGGCGGGCACCGACGTTCCGCTCGGCATCGTGGCGGCGGGCACCGGTAACGACCATGCCCGTGAATTCGGGCTTCCCACAAAGGATCCCGAAGCCGCGGCGGACATCATCGTCGACGGCTTTGCCGAAACCGTCGACCTGGGCAAGATTCGCGAGGGCAACGGAGCCGAGAAATGGTTCGGCACCGTGGCGGCCACCGGATTCGACTCCCTGGTGACCGACCGGGCCAACCGGATGACCTGGCCGCACGGGCGGCTGCGGTACTACCTGGCGATGCTCGCCGAACTCTCGCAGCTGCGGCTGTTGCCGTTCCGCATGGTGCTCGACGGGACACGCGAGATCGATGCCGACATCACGCTGGCGGCCTTCGGCAATACCCGCAGCTACGGCGGGGGCATGCTGATCTGCCCGCATGCCGATCCCACCGACGGGCTACTCGACATCACCATGGTGCACTCCGCGTCGCGGACCAAGCTGGTGCGACTGTTTCCCACCGTGATGAAAGGCACCCACGTCAACCTCGACGACGTGACCACGACGCGGGCCCGGTCGATCCACGTCGAATGCCCCGGCATCAACGTCTACGCCGACGGCGACTACGCCTGCCCACTGCCCGCCGAGATATCGGTGGTGCCCGCTGCGTTGCAGATCCTTCGTCCGGCCCCGCAGGTGGGCCATCGGGCTTGA